The genomic DNA CAGCGGCTGAGCCGGCCTAAAGACGCATTGTCGCCCTGCGCGCAGCAGTTTTTACAAAAAGGTTCTCCCAGCTATTCGGACACGGAGCCGCCGTGCAAGGGATCTATCTCAAGATATTCGATCTGGCCGGGCCGTATCTGGACACCCGAGACAATGATATCCACACTCGCATCGCGTACTCTTTCGCGGTGAGGCTTTTGGAGGCCGAAGGCGGGGACGAGAGAGTCGTTCTTCCGGCAATTTTGCTTCACGATCTGGGATGGAAGATGGTTCCCGAGGACCTTCACCTCAAGGCGTTTGGACCGGGGAAGAACGATCTGGAGATCAACAGAATTCACGAGGTGGAAGGGGCTAAGAAGGCGCGTGAAATCCTTGAGTCTGTGAATTACGATCCCGAATTGACGGAACAAATCGTTACGATTATTTCCGGCCACGATTCCAGGAAAGAAGCGCTGTCGCTCAACGACGCCATTGTAAAGGATTCAGACAGGTTGTGGCGGTTCTCCGAAGAAGCCTTAGAAGTAGACCCGAAGCGCTTCCGCGTCGATCCTGCGGTTCACACGGAATGGCTGAAACACCAGATTGACCATTGGTTCTATACGCAGACCGCGAAGAAACTGGCCAGGGAGGAACAAAAGCTGCGAGCCATAAACTTCGGCTTGCTGCAAGAAGAAGATCAATAGCGGACAGAAGGTCCCGGTTCAACTAATTTGCATGCGGGGTTACCGGCAGGGAAATGGTGAAGACCGTGCCTTTGCCGACCTCGCTGGCCACATCAATTTCGCCGCCGTGTTCCTTGATGAATCCGTAGCAAATGCTCAGGCCCAGCCCCACGCCTTTTACTTCGTTCTTTGTAGTGAAGAAAGCGTCGAAGATCCTCTCGAGGTTCTCGGGAGGAATGCCAACCCCAGTATCCTCGATGGTCACCAAGATTCTGCGTCGGCCGCGATCGAATCGGCTTGTCACTCGAAGGTCTCCCCCCGACGGCATGGCCGTGTTCGCATTGATGATCATGTTGATGAACACCTGTTTTAGTTGGTTCTCCACCGCCGGGAATTCCGGTAGGTCGGGTGACAATTCGGTTGTAACGTTTATGTTGAGGTTCTTGAGCTGCTTTTCGTAGAAGAGGAGTGTTTCCTCGATCAGTTTATTGATGTCCGTCGGGCTCTTCTTCTCATCATCAGGCCTGAAAAACTTCAGCATTTTGATTAGAAGCCCGGATGTGCGTTTACACTCATTGTAAGCCAGATCCAGAAATTTCCGTTTCTCGTTTGCCGGTGGCACGACTCCTTTGACGAGTTCCAGGCAGTTCATGATGCCGTATATGGGGTTGTTCAACTCGTGAGCGAGCTGTAGGGCCATTTTCCCCATTGCGGAAAGCCTTTCCGACTGAATAAGTTGGCGCCGAAGTCGCTTTGCCTCCGTAATATCTCTCATGAGCCCCTGATAGCTCATGATTTCGCCTTCGGCATTTCTTGTGGCATACCCGCTCATGGCAATGTCCCGAATGGTTCCGTCTTTTCGCACAAGTTGCAACTCGTAGTCATTCACCTCCCCGTAATTGGTAAACTTTCTCCTGAAATCCAATACAGCCTCGGGGTTCACGAACAGGTCCTTATAGTAATTCATGCCCATGAATTCCGCCCGGGTGCGGCCCACTATTTCGCAAAGCGCTTCATTGCAGTCTATGACCGTGCCTTCCGCGTCGGAAATGAAGACACCGTCGCGTATGTTGCCGAACAGGTTCTTGTATCTCGTCTCCAGTATCTGCAATTGATCCGACATCAGCTTCTCTCGGGTACGATCCACCACGAAGCCTCTGTATCCGCCGACCTTTCCAAGTCTGTCCCGCCACACGTGACTGGATAGACTGACGTAGATCACCTGGCCGTCTTTGCTCCTAAAAGTCCCTTGATAGTCCCTTACGAACCCCTGCCGTTCAATAATAGCCTGAAATCTGGGCCTTTCCTCAGGGTCGGCCCACAGCTCCGTGTTCAGGTCCAGGCAAAGCACATCTTCGGTGGCTCTGTATCCCAACATTTTCACAAGCGCGTCGTTGCAGTCCAGGAACTGCCCCTCACGTGTGGATATGTAGAAGCCGTCGCGGGCCTCGGCGTAGAATTCGACCTTGTTGCGCTCGATGTCTTCCAATCGTTTCTCAATCTCGTCCATGCTCATGTCATGGACGGATACAAAATCCCTGCGGGACATGCTCTCCTCCACGGGGTCGACTCATACCTCAGGATTCATCTCAGTCCTCTTGAGGTCTTGAAGAAGCTTGCCGATTTTGCTTTCCCATCCGAAAGGAAGTATATGTACGCCGGAGCAAATGTCTTTGAGCCGGTTCGCTGTCTCCAAAAGGATTTTGGCGGATTCGTCAAATTCGACCGCCGCGCCCTCAAGTCTTCGGATTATGTGGCCGGGAATGTTGAGCCGGGCGACTCTTTTCAGCATCCTCGCATTTGTGCTGGAATGGAGCATAAGAAGTTCCGCTATGATAGGGACCCCAAGCGGAGCCACTTTCTTCACGAATTTGGAAAACTGATCCACGTCGAAGACCGGCGTGCTTAAAAAGTAATTCGCTCCTTTCTCTACCAATGCCTCCATTTCGTGGAGCTGCATGTCAGGGACATTTCCGCCGAATCCCGCCTCCACTTCTGAACCGATGAGGAACTCCTTTCGACCGTCCAATTCCTTTCCATTCACATCGACTCCCTTTTCCAGCGCTTCGATCACTGAAAAAAACTTGCCCATGTCCACATGAAAGAACATCGCCTCCTGGAGAGAATCGCCGGTAATCCGATATTCGTCCGAAAATACGAGGAGGTTTTCCACTCCAACCGCTGACGCGTGAACCAAGGCCTCCTGGATTTCCAGGCGATTGCGATCCCTGGTGCCTAGCTGAAACACCGGATCGAACCCCTTGTCTCGAAGCAGACGGCAAAGCGCCAAAGAATCACTAATCGCAGCATCCGTGGAAAACCGATCGAAACGGACTCCGTTCACTTGGCCCCGGAGATTACAGATTTCGTCCAAATATTCTTCCGGAGTCCGCCCATGGGGAAGTTGAACCTCACAGGTGACCAGAAACCTCTTTTTTTCAAGAGATTCTTTTAGGCTCACGACACTGTCTCCCTTCCAAGCGGTTGATGTCCATCAAGTCAGTCCCAGAAGGCCGGCCACCTCCGTCTTTAGCTTCTCCAAAGGCAGCGGCTTGGAGAAGCAAATGTCCGCACCGTGCTTCTTCATTTTCTCGTAGCTTTCCTCATCCAGGTACGCGGAAAGAACAATGATCTTTATATGAGAAGTTGCCGGATTCTGCCTCACCCTTTTGCACACCTCGTACCCGTCGATGTCCGGCATCATGATGTCGAGGATAAGCAGATCGGGCTTGAAGTGGCTCACCTGCAAACCGGCCTCGAATCCGTCGGACGCGGAGATGATCTCATAGTCATGAGGCTCTTCTTCAAGTGAATGGACGATGGTTTCCACAATCAACTTGTCGTCGTCGATCACGAGGATCCTCTTGTGTTCGTCCGGCCCAAATCCACCGGCGATCGGCATGCCCATGCGGCGAAGAAACTCGTCCAGGTCCTCTTTCCTGATCCGACGATGTCCGCCCACAGTCCTGAAAGCCTTGATGTGGCCTTCGTCTATCCAATTGGAAACGGTCTTGGGGGAGACGCTGCAATATTTGCTGGCCTGATATACGGTGAGGACTTCCATATGGCACACTCCAGGGGACGCGGGTCGTATTTCCGCTATTTCCGTAATTACCATTATTTCTGTATTTGCCGGATTGTCAACGGGTTTTTCCGCTGGAATGACACTTCAAGTCACAAACGAAATCGTAAAAGGTTCTTGAGAAGGACTGATACGCGGGTCGCGTTCAAACAGTGAAAAGTCTGGTACGTCCAGCGAAGACCTGGGCAACCTGTGGACCGTGCCACCCCATAGCCGCTCCTGATTGGCTGTTGGGTGCCACTGACCTGGGCACCAGGTCAGTGCTGATTTGGACCTATGGTAATTTCCAAAATTGATGTCAGCTGGCCCCCAACAGACCTCCTGCCATTTCTGCTTTGCTCACCCCGTCGTTCCCGCGAAAGCGGGAACCCAGGGAATCCCGCGAGACGCGGGACTGGATTCCTGCTTCCGCAGGAATGACGGCATGGAGTTCCGTCGATTCGGACAAAAATCTGGCAACTACCATAAGTCATCTTCACCGTTTGAAGCGAACTCGTATGAGTAAGAAATTAGTAGGAGTCCTCCGATCACACGGAATGAACTCGAAGGGCTCCTCATATTTGGCCGGCCTCTTTGGTCAACGATAGCCGAAAGAACAACCCGTCGCCGCGAGAATAATCGGCACAGGCCTGCGCAAACGATCGCATTCTTAAGTACGGGGGTCTCATCCCAGGTCAGGCGCGCAGCCCGCATACTTCTTCGCAAGACGGGTACTGCTTTTCCGGAAACCAATGAGATGACTTCACGCAATCGCGGTAGCACTGCTCAGGCCCGTAAGAGGATTCCGACTTGGCTTCCCCCTCACCGCTTTCCATGGATCCCTCGACCCCGCGCTCTATCTTTTCCAGAGGAGAGCCCGCAATGTGGGCCCTGATTCTGTTGGCAGCAAAAAGCGCTATGGCCAGGAACATGAACCCGGTTATGGCAAGTATTAGAATTCCTACTATATTAAGTATGTTAATATCCATCTTTTGTCTCCTTGATGCCGACGCAGACTGCTTGTTCTGTTATATTTGATGCGACCCGGGCAGCTAGGGATTCAGAAGAACGGGGATTTTTCACGGGGCCGGCCGGCTACTATGAAGCACTGCACTTTTGTTTTCATTGCCAAATGCCGCAACTGCCGCGATAATTCGCGACGCGAAGGTACCCCCGAAAGGAACACCGCATGAAAATAGCCTATTTTGACTGTTTTTCCGGAGCGAGCGGTGACATGATAATGGCATCTTTGATTGATGCAGGCCTTGGGCCGGACGATCTCAAAGATGAATTGGCGAAGCTCCACCTGACCGATTAC from Desulfomonile tiedjei includes the following:
- a CDS encoding methylenetetrahydrofolate reductase is translated as MSLKESLEKKRFLVTCEVQLPHGRTPEEYLDEICNLRGQVNGVRFDRFSTDAAISDSLALCRLLRDKGFDPVFQLGTRDRNRLEIQEALVHASAVGVENLLVFSDEYRITGDSLQEAMFFHVDMGKFFSVIEALEKGVDVNGKELDGRKEFLIGSEVEAGFGGNVPDMQLHEMEALVEKGANYFLSTPVFDVDQFSKFVKKVAPLGVPIIAELLMLHSSTNARMLKRVARLNIPGHIIRRLEGAAVEFDESAKILLETANRLKDICSGVHILPFGWESKIGKLLQDLKRTEMNPEV
- a CDS encoding HD domain-containing protein — its product is MQGIYLKIFDLAGPYLDTRDNDIHTRIAYSFAVRLLEAEGGDERVVLPAILLHDLGWKMVPEDLHLKAFGPGKNDLEINRIHEVEGAKKAREILESVNYDPELTEQIVTIISGHDSRKEALSLNDAIVKDSDRLWRFSEEALEVDPKRFRVDPAVHTEWLKHQIDHWFYTQTAKKLAREEQKLRAINFGLLQEEDQ
- a CDS encoding PAS domain S-box protein, which produces MSRRDFVSVHDMSMDEIEKRLEDIERNKVEFYAEARDGFYISTREGQFLDCNDALVKMLGYRATEDVLCLDLNTELWADPEERPRFQAIIERQGFVRDYQGTFRSKDGQVIYVSLSSHVWRDRLGKVGGYRGFVVDRTREKLMSDQLQILETRYKNLFGNIRDGVFISDAEGTVIDCNEALCEIVGRTRAEFMGMNYYKDLFVNPEAVLDFRRKFTNYGEVNDYELQLVRKDGTIRDIAMSGYATRNAEGEIMSYQGLMRDITEAKRLRRQLIQSERLSAMGKMALQLAHELNNPIYGIMNCLELVKGVVPPANEKRKFLDLAYNECKRTSGLLIKMLKFFRPDDEKKSPTDINKLIEETLLFYEKQLKNLNINVTTELSPDLPEFPAVENQLKQVFINMIINANTAMPSGGDLRVTSRFDRGRRRILVTIEDTGVGIPPENLERIFDAFFTTKNEVKGVGLGLSICYGFIKEHGGEIDVASEVGKGTVFTISLPVTPHAN
- a CDS encoding response regulator, producing MEVLTVYQASKYCSVSPKTVSNWIDEGHIKAFRTVGGHRRIRKEDLDEFLRRMGMPIAGGFGPDEHKRILVIDDDKLIVETIVHSLEEEPHDYEIISASDGFEAGLQVSHFKPDLLILDIMMPDIDGYEVCKRVRQNPATSHIKIIVLSAYLDEESYEKMKKHGADICFSKPLPLEKLKTEVAGLLGLT